A section of the Oryzias latipes chromosome 8, ASM223467v1 genome encodes:
- the otop2 gene encoding otopetrin-2 — translation MCFNPGYACECLASGNLCEPCKMTAKDRDMEEAHLSNNINAAGRAASEPELNVSSEVGRDRGRSWGWMLSAFICLNILILGCALVSGSASNNVKISTSDLQVFLIILLLLTSIWMIYYTIYMRRTENAVIYKDEHAGPIWLRGGLVLFGILSIIMDIFKIASYVGYLHCDSAVKVAFPVVQLVFVIVQTYFLWIHSKDCVQLQKNISCCGLMLTLSTNLALWMAAVTEESLHQTVLPDYEVNVTKLSARSLYISKAGYGDDSCKCSHTSCGVFKEAYYYLYPFNIEYSLFASAMSFVMWKNVGRVASEHSKHNFKFTLKDIVIGPVVGILLVIAGLATFIVYEIEMKTYRSDDDDINDHAVMMHFIMNIVIVTMMSVSTVIGCAIFKVDHREHVSEKNPTRSLDVGLLVGASMGQFIISYFSIIATIATGAKGHLNRLNLAWGVLMVFQLGLQNFFIIEGLHREPFHEVEEPITVVENPYVLELRKEDNNSNEKSEESCFEGAEDSRLEKTNASTFERGEGAAKPNLVPATLNYSSATEHKHKLLWKRRVLREVCVFLLLGNIILWIMPAFGARPQFDHDTEVEFYKFNMWAAIVNVGLPFGIFYRMHSVASLFEVFLNS, via the exons ATGTGTTTCAACCCCGGATACGCATGTGAATGTTTGGCTAGCGGCAATCTGTGCGAGCCCTGCAAGATGACAGCCAAAGACAGAGATATGGAGGAGGCGCACCTCTCCAACAACATAAATGCTGCAGGTCGAGCTGCGAGCGAACCCGAGCTGAACGTCTCCTCTGAAGTTGGTCGGGACCGGGGTCGGAGCTGGGGATGGATGCTGTCTGCATTCATCTGTCTGAACATTCTCATTCTGGGATGTGCTTTAGTCAGTGGCAGTGCTTCCAATAATGTTAAAATCAGCACCTCAGATCTGCAAGTTTTTctcatcatcctcctcctcctcacctccATCTGGATGATCTACTACACCATCTACATGCGCAGGACAGAAAATGCTGTCATCTACAAGGATGAGCACGCTGGACCCATATGGCTCAGAG gaggacTTGTGCTGTTTGGGATCCTCAGTATCATCATGGACATTTTCAAGATTGCTAGTTATGTGGGATACCTTCACTGTGATTCAGCTGTTAAAGTAGCCTTCCCGGTGGTACAACTTGTCTTTGTTATCGTGCAG ACATACTTCTTGTGGATCCACTCGAAAGACTGCGTTCAGCTCCAAAAGAACATTTCATG CTGTGGGCTGATGCTCACCCTTTCCACAAATTTAGCTTTATGGATGGCTGCAGTGACAGAGGAGTCCCTTCACCAAACAGTTCTTCCTGACTATGAGGTCAATGTCACAAAATTATCCGCCAGAAGCTTGTACATCAGCAAAG CTGGTTATGGAGACGACTCCTGTAAATGCAGCCACACCTCATGTGGAGTCTTCAAGGAGGCCTATTACTATCTCTACCCCTTCAATATCGAGTATAGCCTCTTTGCCTCTGCCATGTCCTTCGTCATGTGGAAGAACGTGGGGCGGGTAGCGTCTGAACACAGCAAGCACAACTTCAAATTCACCCTTAAAGACATCGTCATCGGCCCTGTCGTGGGGATCCTTCTAGTGATAGCAGGCTTGGCCACATTCATTGTGTATGAGATTGAAATGAAAACGTACAggtctgatgatgatgatattaATGACCACGCTGTGATGATGCACTTCATCATGAATATCGTCATCGTGACCATGATGTCTGTTTCCACTGTGATCGGCTGTGCCATCTTTAAGGTGGATCACAGGGAGCACGTGTCAGAGAAAAACCCCACCCGCAGCCTGGATGTGGGACTGCTAGTGGGGGCCTCCATGGGGCAGTTCATCATCAGCTACTTCTCCATCATTGCGACGATTGCCACCGGAGCCAAAGGACACCTGAACAGGCTCAACCTGGCCTGGGGTGTACTGATGGTGTTCCAGCTGGGCTTGCAAAACTTCTTTATCATTGAAGGTCTGCATCGAGAGCCCTTCCATGAAGTGGAGGAGCCTATCACTGTAGTTGAGAATCCATATGTACTGGAACTGCGAAAAGAGGACAATAACAGTAATGAAAAATCGGAGGAGAGTTGCTTTGAAGGAGCAGAAGATAGCAGgttggaaaaaacaaatgcGAGCACCTTTGAAAGGGGGGAAGGCGCTGCAAAACCAAATCTTGTCCCAGCAACTCTAAACTACAGCAGTGCAACtgagcacaaacacaaactacTCTGGAAACGGCGAGTGTTGAGAGAGGTCTGCGTGTTTTTGCTGCTGGGAAACATCATT CTGTGGATCATGCCTGCTTTTGGTGCTCGCCCTCAGTTCGATCATGACACAGAAGTGGAATTCTACAAATTTAACATGTGGGCTGCTATTGTGAACGTGGGACTTCCTTTTGGGATATTTTACAGAATGCACTCAGTTGCCAGTCTATTTGAAGTGTTTCTGAATTCATAA
- the LOC101169291 gene encoding Golgi apparatus membrane protein TVP23 homolog B → MQKQDSQYSPLFGEEEDNFKQSQPTVRRPVASFFHLFFRTSAIVAYLLCDIFSGRFIACMVTIILLLSCDFWTVKNVSGRLLVGLRWWNQVDEDGKSRWMFESRKADGGNSGFGAESQLFWLGLIVCPLFWVVFLFSTLFSLNLKWLAVVIMGLVLQWANLYGYVKCKLGGKSNLRSIATSYIGTQIFNRAMKESSGS, encoded by the exons ATGCAGAAACAG GACTCGCAGTACTCTCCTCTTTTCGGGGAAGAGGAGGACAATTTTAAACAGAGTCAGCCTACTGTTAG GCGTCCTGTAGCGTCGTTCTTTCACCTTTTCTTCCGAACGAGTGCCATAGTGGCGTATCTACTGTGCGACATCTTCAGCGGCCGTTTCATTGCCTGTATGGTCACCATCATCCTTCTGCTGTCATGTGACTTCTGGACTGTCAAG AATGTCTCTGGCAGATTGCTTGTGGGCCTTCGATGGTGGAATCAAGTGGATGAAGATGGAAAGAGCCGCTGGATGTTTGAGTCACGCAAG GCAGATGGTGGGAACAGTGGGTTTGGTGCTGAATCGCAGCTCTTCTGGCTGGGACTCATTGTGTGTCCCCTTTTCTGGGTCGTTTTTCTCTTCAGCACCCTCTTTTCCCTGAACCTCAAGTGGCTG GCCGTGGTGATCATGGGTTTAGTTTTACAATGGGCCAACCTGTACGGTTATGTCAAATGCAAACTCGGTGGAAAGTCTAATCTAAGAAGCATTGCAACAAGCTACATCGGCACCCAAATCTTTAATCGG GCTATGAAAGAAAGCAGCGGGTCCTGA
- the amn gene encoding protein amnionless — protein MLQAPGVLLLFCLGATNALYKQWIPDTNYENKTNWDKGKVPCGNDIALFSAQRKVSVFVETTHAVQEMRLPVDGELILNSGAGFYVLGGKDPACGSGTTTEFQDSESLQWFNPALWQAAASQNDLQLGNFLFAVHEESVPCQQDDVVFKALSSFRVDTSSSQPTIPVKSVSVLGKTFDSRAEFSQYLSSRSGQMQFHGSSAVTAGNPGCGDSSGCDCGNSVNHQLICSTVKCATVSCKKPLSPVGHCCEVCGAIVTIDYTAGFTVQTYRERIHHLFLILPKYKSIQLGISKVFKSQRLLGVIPFSTIPEIQVVIVDGEDGKVSEDLAQDLMTDIGSHGSEIGITGSEFQASSGNTSDLSGSNAGMVAGVVIAVLLMIALIAVGAVLIQKGVVRLPSMPTITMPSLSSFRRNTDVGDLGGTIDHGFDNPMFDQPNTMSNIPGLYGTDRQSISMTQTGVHFVNPVYDENEIDLKV, from the coding sequence ATGCTGCAAGCACCAGGCGTGCTCCTGCTGTTCTGTCTTGGGGCAACAAATGCTCTCTACAAACAATGGATTCCTGATACCAACTATGAGAATAAGACCAACTGGGACAAGGGAAAGGTTCCGTGTGGCAATGACATAGCTCTGTTTTCGGCTCAAAGAAAGGTCTCTGTGTTTGTGGAGACCACGCATGCTGTCCAGGAGATGAGGCTGCCGGTCGACGGAGAGCTCATACTGAATTCGGGGGCTGGCTTTTACGTTCTCGGTGGAAAAGACCCGGCTTGTGGTTCAGGTACCACGACCGAGTTCCAAGACTCGGAATCTCTGCAGTGGTTCAACCCGGCTCTGTGGCAAGCAGCAGCGTCTCAGAATGACCTTCAGCTTGGAAATTTCCTGTTTGCAGTCCACGAGGAGAGTGTCCCCTGTCAGCAAGATGACGTGGTTTTCAAAGCCCTCTCCTCCTTCAGAGTGGACACCAGCTCCAGCCAGCCTACCATCCCTGTGAAATCTGTCTCTGTGCTGGGGAAAACATTTGACAGCAGAGCAGAGTTTTCTCAATATCTCAGTTCCCGCTCTGGTCAAATGCAGTTTCACGGATCTTCAGCAGTCACTGCTGGAAACCCAGGATGTGGAGATTCTTCTGGCTGTGACTGTGGCAACTCTGTAAACCATCAGCTCATCTGTAGCACTGTAAAATGTGCTACTGTGAGCTGTAAGAAGCCACTCTCTCCGGTGGGACACTGCTGTGAGGTGTGCGGTGCCATTGTAACAATCGATTACACCGCAGGTTTCACTGTGCAGACTTACAGGGAACGGATACATCATCTTTTCCTTATTCTGCCAAAATACAAGTCCATTCAGCTGGGCATTTCTAAAGTCTTCAAGTCACAGAGGTTGCTGGGCGTGATTCCTTTCAGCACAATACCTGAGATCCAGGTAGTTATTGTGGATGGAGAGGACGGGAAGGTCTCAGAGGATCTGGCTCAGGACTTAATGACAGATATTGGTTCTCATGGCTCAGAAATAGGAATCACAGGAAGTGAATTTCAAGCTTCTTCTGGGAATACCAGTGATCTGTCTGGAAGCAATGCAGGGATGGTGGCTGGAGTTGTCATTGCAGTTTTATTAATGATTGCACTCATTGCCGTCGGGGCTGTGCTGATCCAAAAGGGGGTCGTTCGGCTTCCATCCATGCCTACAATCACAATGCCATCTCTGAGCAGCTTTAGAAGAAACACGGATGTTGGAGATCTTGGTGGAACTATTGACCACGGCTTTGATAACCCTATGTTTGACCAGCCGAACACGATGTCTAACATTCCCGGTCTATATGGGACTGACCGCCAGTCAATCTCTATGACTCAGACAGGTGTGCACTTTGTAAATCCAGTGtatgatgaaaatgaaataGATCTAAAAGTGTAA
- the LOC101169538 gene encoding Usher syndrome type-1G protein homolog isoform X1, which produces MNDKYHRAARDGYLDLLKEATRKDLNAPDEDGMTPTLWAAYHGNLEALRLIVARGGNPDKCDIWGNTPLHLAAANGHLNCLFFLVSFGANIWCLDNDYHTPLDMAAMKNHMDCVRYLDSIAAKQTGLNPKLVGKLKDRAFREAERRIKECVKMQKKHRKHMERKFQKESSEASASDAMSFSSYTSSTFSQKLRNFHTTTVSVPYSQATLHATNRGKTKIQKKLERRKQGDSTFKIYEDGRKSVRSLSGLQLGNDVMFVKQGTYVNPKDRGRRNVFDMFPRDNDDAISRAISEPDLHGPDVDYSEISTDSGHDSLFNRPGLGTMVFRRNYVSGGMFDLGGGDGASVARTGNNVRLRSRLQPYPSLDEDSIGSAHSLQERNMEELPWEDVDLGLDDDDELKTNPLEVFLATQSMSEFYSIFKREKIDLPALLLCSDHDLKSIHIPLGPRKKILDACRIRMETIEDPDCIEDTEL; this is translated from the exons ATGAATGACAAATACCACAGGGCGGCCCGGGATGGCTACCTGGACCTGTTGAAGGAGGCGACCAGGAAGGATCTCAACGCACCGGACGAGGATGGAATGACGCCGACGTTATGGGCCGCTTACCACGGCAATCTGGAGGCTTTGCGGCTCATTGTGGCCAGGGG AGGAAACCCAGACAAGTGTGACATATGGGGCAACACACCACTTCACCTCGCTGCAGCCAATGGTCACCTCAACTGCCTTTTCTTCCTGGTGTCTTTTGGGGCCAACATATGGTGCCTGGACAATGACTATCACACACCTCTGGACATGGCAGCCATGAAGAATCACATGGATTGCGTACGCTACCTGGATTCCATTGCTGCTAAGCAGACAGGTCTTAATCCCAAATTGGTTGGCAAGCTTAAGGACCGCGCTTTCCGTGAAGCTGAAAGGCGAATCAAAGAGTGCGTGAAGATGCAAAAGAAGCACCGAAAGCACATGGAAAGGAAGTTCCAAAAAGAGTCGTCTGAAGCCTCTGCATCAGACGCCATGAGTTTCTCCAGTTACACTAGCAGCACTTTTAGCCAGAAGCTACGCAACTTCCACACAACCACTGTCAGTGTGCCATATTCTCAG GCGACTCTTCATGCCACAAACCGAGGGAAAACAAAGATCCAGAAGAAGCTAGAGAGGAGGAAACAGGGCGACAGCACTTTCAAAATCTACGAAGATGGGAGAAAGAGTGTGCGCTCCCTTTCAGGACTTCAGCTGGGTAACGATGTCATGTTTGTCAAACAAGGGACTTATGTCAACCCAAAGGATCGTGGTCGTCGCAATGTTTTCGACATGTTCCCAAGAGACAACGATGATGCCATTTCTCGTGCCATTAGTGAGCCGGATCTCCACGGGCCAGATGTGGACTATTCCGAGATCAGCACTGACTCTGGACATGATTCCCTCTTCAACAGACCTGGTCTGGGCACTATGGTTTTCAGGAGGAACTATGTGAGCGGGGGAATGTTTGACCTCGGTGGTGGAGATGGAGCCAGTGTGGCCCGGACAGGCAATAATGTTCGTTTACGCAGTCGACTGCAGCCATACCCTAGTTTGGATGAAGACAGCATTGGCAGCGCGCACAGCCTGCAGGAGAGGAACATGGAGGAACTACCCTGGGAGGATGTCGATTTAGGactggatgatgatgatgaactcAAGACAAATCCTTTGGAGGTTTTTCTTGCCACACAAAGCATGAGCGAGTTTTATTCCATATTCAAGAGGGAAAAGATTGACCTaccagctctgctgctgtgctctGACCATGACCTCAAGAGTATCCATATACCTTTAGGACCAAGGAAAAAGATCCTAGATGCCTGTAGAATACGAATGGAGACCATAGAAGACCCTGACTGCATTGAGGATACAGAATT ATGA
- the LOC101169538 gene encoding Usher syndrome type-1G protein homolog isoform X2: protein MNDKYHRAARDGYLDLLKEATRKDLNAPDEDGMTPTLWAAYHGNLEALRLIVARGGNPDKCDIWGNTPLHLAAANGHLNCLFFLVSFGANIWCLDNDYHTPLDMAAMKNHMDCVRYLDSIAAKQTGLNPKLVGKLKDRAFREAERRIKECVKMQKKHRKHMERKFQKESSEASASDAMSFSSYTSSTFSQKLRNFHTTTVSVPYSQATLHATNRGKTKIQKKLERRKQGDSTFKIYEDGRKSVRSLSGLQLGNDVMFVKQGTYVNPKDRGRRNVFDMFPRDNDDAISRAISEPDLHGPDVDYSEISTDSGHDSLFNRPGLGTMVFRRNYVSGGMFDLGGGDGASVARTGNNVRLRSRLQPYPSLDEDSIGSAHSLQERNMEELPWEDVDLGLDDDDELKTNPLEVFLATQSMSEFYSIFKREKIDLPALLLCSDHDLKSIHIPLGPRKKILDACRIRMETIEDPDCIEDTEL from the exons ATGAATGACAAATACCACAGGGCGGCCCGGGATGGCTACCTGGACCTGTTGAAGGAGGCGACCAGGAAGGATCTCAACGCACCGGACGAGGATGGAATGACGCCGACGTTATGGGCCGCTTACCACGGCAATCTGGAGGCTTTGCGGCTCATTGTGGCCAGGGG AGGAAACCCAGACAAGTGTGACATATGGGGCAACACACCACTTCACCTCGCTGCAGCCAATGGTCACCTCAACTGCCTTTTCTTCCTGGTGTCTTTTGGGGCCAACATATGGTGCCTGGACAATGACTATCACACACCTCTGGACATGGCAGCCATGAAGAATCACATGGATTGCGTACGCTACCTGGATTCCATTGCTGCTAAGCAGACAGGTCTTAATCCCAAATTGGTTGGCAAGCTTAAGGACCGCGCTTTCCGTGAAGCTGAAAGGCGAATCAAAGAGTGCGTGAAGATGCAAAAGAAGCACCGAAAGCACATGGAAAGGAAGTTCCAAAAAGAGTCGTCTGAAGCCTCTGCATCAGACGCCATGAGTTTCTCCAGTTACACTAGCAGCACTTTTAGCCAGAAGCTACGCAACTTCCACACAACCACTGTCAGTGTGCCATATTCTCAG GCGACTCTTCATGCCACAAACCGAGGGAAAACAAAGATCCAGAAGAAGCTAGAGAGGAGGAAACAGGGCGACAGCACTTTCAAAATCTACGAAGATGGGAGAAAGAGTGTGCGCTCCCTTTCAGGACTTCAGCTGGGTAACGATGTCATGTTTGTCAAACAAGGGACTTATGTCAACCCAAAGGATCGTGGTCGTCGCAATGTTTTCGACATGTTCCCAAGAGACAACGATGATGCCATTTCTCGTGCCATTAGTGAGCCGGATCTCCACGGGCCAGATGTGGACTATTCCGAGATCAGCACTGACTCTGGACATGATTCCCTCTTCAACAGACCTGGTCTGGGCACTATGGTTTTCAGGAGGAACTATGTGAGCGGGGGAATGTTTGACCTCGGTGGTGGAGATGGAGCCAGTGTGGCCCGGACAGGCAATAATGTTCGTTTACGCAGTCGACTGCAGCCATACCCTAGTTTGGATGAAGACAGCATTGGCAGCGCGCACAGCCTGCAGGAGAGGAACATGGAGGAACTACCCTGGGAGGATGTCGATTTAGGactggatgatgatgatgaactcAAGACAAATCCTTTGGAGGTTTTTCTTGCCACACAAAGCATGAGCGAGTTTTATTCCATATTCAAGAGGGAAAAGATTGACCTaccagctctgctgctgtgctctGACCATGACCTCAAGAGTATCCATATACCTTTAGGACCAAGGAAAAAGATCCTAGATGCCTGTAGAATACGAATGGAGACCATAGAAGACCCTGACTGCATTGAGGATACAGAATTGTAA
- the LOC101171333 gene encoding inward rectifier potassium channel 16, with protein sequence MSTEREEQVINTCYTTIHTLDNQKDKKQKRVQYMKKDGKFPVMFLKAPGDWSTYFVDIFTTLIEIRWRVMFLIFFLSNIISWLLFGLGYWLIAYVNGDTESLENKPCVENVRGFTGAFLFSVETQATIGYGFRYMNEYCIVAIVVVTVQDLFSCFLDTIIIGIVLAKMASARKRAQSVGFSKFAVVNLRDGVLCLSWRLGDFRGNHILEGVVTAQLVRCMKRPQGFIAWSYQDLQIEEPEIALTTPVTIIHKLEPGSPLYSLDPDELLEENFDLVVSFTYTGDSTGMLHQTRTTYTPADIRWGQRFKDILKVGKKHYKVDYAFFNKTTWVPVPMLSAEALNRKRHPDDGHLPSVKRKGGTGHVTLEINEEPVLQTFL encoded by the coding sequence ATGAGCACTGAAAGGGAGGAACAGGTCATCAACACCTGCTACACCACCATCCACACGTTAGACAACCAAaaggacaaaaagcaaaagaggGTCCAGTACATGAAGAAGGATGGCAAGTTCCCTGTGATGTTCCTGAAGGCTCCGGGAGACTGGAGCACATACTTTGTGGATATCTTCACCACTCTTATAGAAATCCGCTGGAGGGTCATGTTCCTCATCTTTTTCCTGTCCAACATTATCTCTTGGCTCCTCTTTGGCCTTGGTTACTGGCTCATTGCATATGTCAATGGAGACACGGAAAGTCTGGAGAACAAACCCTGTGTGGAAAACGTCAGAGGATTTACCGGGGCTTTTCTGTTCTCAGTGGAAACCCAAGCAACCATAGGTTATGGCTTCAGGTATATGAACGAGTACTGTATTGTTGCCATTGTAGTTGTGACAGTTCAAGATTTATTCAGTTGCTTCCTTGATACCATAATTATCGGCATCGTTCTGGCCAAGATGGCCTCCGCTCGAAAAAGGGCTCAATCGGTGGGTTTCAGCAAGTTTGCCGTGGTCAATCTTCGAGATGGAGTTCTTTGTCTGTCATGGCGCCTCGGGGACTTCCGAGGCAATCACATTCTGGAGGGGGTCGTCACAGCTCAGCTAGTCCGATGCATGAAGCGGCCGCAGGGTTTCATCGCGTGGTCATACCAAGATCTCCAGATTGAGGAGCCAGAAATCGCCCTCACGACCCCGGTTACTATCATCCACAAGCTGGAACCAGGAAGTCCGCTTTACAGCCTGGATCCAGACGAGCTGCTGGAGGAGAACTTTGACCTGGTCGTCTCTTTCACTTATACAGGAGACTCTACTGGAATGCTGCACCAGACACGCACAACCTACACACCAGCAGACATCCGCTGGGGTCAGCGCTTCAAGGACATTTTAAAGGTGGGCAAAAAGCACTACAAGGTAGACTACGCCTTCTTCAACAAAACCACATGGGTGCCAGTGCCCATGCTGAGCGCAGAGGCACTTAACAGGAAGAGACATCCTGACGATGGGCATTTGCCATCAGTCAAAAGAAAAGGCGGCACTGGGCATGTGACTCTAGAAATCAATGAAGAACCAGTGCTGCAGACTTTTTTGTAA